In the genome of Nymphaea colorata isolate Beijing-Zhang1983 chromosome 9, ASM883128v2, whole genome shotgun sequence, one region contains:
- the LOC116260626 gene encoding L-type lectin-domain containing receptor kinase IX.1-like yields the protein MSGLSIFVAFLLLFPLIPCSTALTTIFNFTSFADGDQLIKRLGNTFVTMSNALELTSNVTASSGSSGIGWAVYNQPITLYDLATGFAADFQSIFSFEIIPANNTCTGDGLAFFIAHASWTENKWLGGEGLGLFNTTLGAVNRQIIGIEFDTYGNDFDPSGNHMGIDVNSSNSTVTKDWTPDDSRSLNGTAFVEYNTETGTLSSLLIYGNATHPLKISLDINITTVLPETVVVGFSAATGYCLEAHRIKAWSFSATVPAPAITPTPATAPSPTPDTASKLPQTTAVKQNKTVYILVAFFIPLFIAVVIVIILVIIRLRKKSTGRLEEEEEDEEEENGFADVAMNFQTGPRKFTYTDLAAATNDFSEEGKLGQGGFGGVYRGILRDTNEVVAVKRFSKGSNQGKKEYVAEVTVISRLRHRNLVRLIGWCHERGEFLLVYEYMEGGSLDSHLFSKKDCGVLPWSQRRKVVLGLASAVSYLHEEWEQCIVHRDIKLSNIMLDSEFNARLGDFGLARLTNHGLATKTTVLAGTLGYLAPECVIAGKVSTESDVYSFGVVLLEIATGRRATRPISEKGARLVEWIWELYGNGSFMTAVDERLGSEFDQQEIERTIVVGLWCVHPDPERRPTMREAIRVLSFQAGVPNLPRKMPTLVYAQPMDEGIGSLFTTSGSETTATSTTVS from the coding sequence ATGTCTGGGCTGTCCATCTTCGTggcctttctcctcctcttccccttGATTCCCTGCTCTACCGCCCTTACAACCATCTTCAATTTCACTTCCTTTGCAGATGGCGACCAACTCATAAAACGTCTTGGCAACACCTTTGTCACCATGTCTAACGCCCTCGAGCTCACGTCCAATGTTACGGCCAGCAGCGGCAGCAGCGGCATCGGTTGGGCAGTCTACAATCAGCCAATTACGCTTTACGATCTTGCCACCGGATTTGCGGCGGACTTCCAAAGCATTTTCAGCTTTGAAATAATCCCCGCCAACAACACCTGCACCGGCGACGGCCTTGCCTTCTTCATCGCCCATGCCAGCTGGACTGAGAACAAATGGTTAGGTGGTGAAGGTCTTGGCCTCTTCAACACAACCTTGGGCGCCGTCAACAGACAAATCATCGGTATAGAGTTTGATACCTACGGGAATGACTTTGATCCGAGCGGAAACCATATGGGGATCGATGTTAACTCTTCCAACTCCACCGTGACCAAGGATTGGACGCCGGACGATTCCCGATCGTTGAACGGAACTGCCTTTGTCGAGTACAACACGGAAACGGGGACTCTCAGCTCGCTTTTGATATACGGGAACGCTACCCACCCATTAAAGATATCCTTAGACATTAACATCACCACTGTCCTCCCGGAGACCGTCGTCGTTGGCTTCTCGGCAGCAACAGGATATTGCCTCGAAGCCCACCGGATTAAGGCATGGAGTTTCTCAGCTACCGTCCCCGCACCAGCCATCACCCCCACACCTGCTACCGCCCCCAGCCCTACGCCAGATACCGCTTCCAAGTTGCCGCAAACCACGGCGGTTAAGCAAAATAAGACGGTCTACATCCTGGTGGCTTTTTTTATTCCTCTATTTATCGCTGTTGTAATTGTAATAATTCTAGTCATTATAAGATTGAGGAAAAAGTCTACCGGAAggttggaggaggaggaggaagatgaagaggaggaaaaTGGTTTTGCCGATGTGGCGATGAATTTCCAGACAGGTCCCAGGAAATTCACATACACAGACCTCGCTGCAGCAACTAATGACTTCAGTGAAGAAGGGAAGCTCGGGCAAGGTGGGTTTGGTGGTGTCTACAGGGGTATCTTGAGGGATACCAATGAAGTGGTGGCAGTGAAGCGATTTTCTAAAGGGTCGAACCAGGGCAAAAAAGAATATGTGGCAGAGGTGACTGTGATCAGCCGGTTGCGCCACCGCAACCTCGTGAGGCTGATTGGATGGTGCCACGAACGGGGCGAGTTCTTGCTTGTCTATGAATATATGGAGGGCGGGAGTCTGGATTCACATCTCTTTAGCAAGAAAGATTGCGGAGTCTTGCCCTGGTCTCAACGGAGAAAGGTGGTGCTCGGCCTGGCGTCTGCAGTGTCGTACCTGCATGAGGAGTGGGAGCAGTGCATTGTTCACCGTGATATCAAGTTGAGCAACATCATGCTCGACTCTGAGTTCAATGCTCGTCTAGGTGACTTTGGGCTGGCTAGACTGACGAACCATGGGTTAGCTACGAAGACAACGGTGCTTGCTGGAACGTTGGGTTACTTGGCGCCAGAGTGCGTGATTGCGGGCAAAGTCAGCACTGAGAGCGATGTGTATAGCTTCGGAGTGGTACTGCTCGAAATCGCAACCGGTCGGAGGGCCACTCGACCGATCAGTGAGAAAGGGGCACGTCTGGTGGAGTGGATTTGGGAGCTTTACGGTAATGGTTCTTTCATGACGGCTGTGGATGAGAGGTTGGGATCCGAATTCGATCAACAGGAGATAGAGAGGACGATCGTGGTGGGCCTGTGGTGTGTGCACCCTGACCCTGAGAGGAGGCCGACGATGAGGGAGGCAATTAGAGTGCTGAGCTTTCAGGCTGGGGTCCCAAACCTCCCGCGGAAGATGCCGACGCTGGTCTATGCGCAGCCTATGGACGAGGGAATTGGTTCTCTGTTCACCACCAGCGGAAGTGAGACGACGGCAACGTCGACGACGGTCTCATAA